The Juglans regia cultivar Chandler chromosome 10, Walnut 2.0, whole genome shotgun sequence genome includes the window CCTCAACAATTGCGCATACCGAACTAGATTATGAGCTAAAAAGTTTCTTATCAtctaagctatatatatatatatattatatatatatatatataaactggttacaatatataagtttcttccacctcaattttttttcatttttttttttttatatttgcaagtTTCTTCCACTtcgattttttaattattttctgtgtTTGCAAGGGAGTCTTTCCCTGTTTCGACTTTTCTATATTTGTCtggttttaaaaaagaaaaaacacgcAAGTCTTTTAGATCATGAatctacttcatatatttttggAGGAATTAGAAAATTCCAAGAGATCAGAGAAAAtatggaagatatatatatatataatgcatatatGCAAGTCAACATTCAGCATTCAACATCTTTGAAAAGATGGATCAGTTTGATCTCTTTAATTACTCCATTACTCTATCGCGATCGTTtgatcattattttttgttgtagtccTAAAGAAACCCAGTCCACCACGCAGTTAACAAGTCATATGCCCCTCACAAAAAGAGGCAAAACTTGCACACTCGATCTCTCTCAGACAATTAACCAACGACGCAAAACCAAACCATGTCCTCCACTAATTACGACCCATTTCATGCCTTGGATAATCACGATCAAGGTCCCCCGCCCTTGCTCAATCCTGACAACAGGTATCGTTTGAATGGCAAGATGATGATCACGGCCATCGTCTCGTTGTCGGTGGTGATCGTATTGGTTATTGCTTTACACATATATGCAAGGTGTGTCCTTCGCCGCCAGGCTCGTCACCGAGCTGCTCTACTTCAACTGGGCTTAAACGTCGCTCGTGCCAGCTCAGGTGAGCAGCAACCCAGGCGCGGGCTTGATCCTGAGGTCATTGCATCGTTACCGGTGTTTGTTTTCAAGCAAAGGGATGTCGAGGTAATTGATGCGTCGTCGACTGCGATGGAGTGCACGGTGTGTCTAAGCACGTTGGAGAGTGAAGACAGGGCTAGGTTGCTTCCAAACTGTAAGCACATTTTCCATGCGGAATGCATAGATAAGTGGTTGAGTTCACACTCTACATGTCCTATTTGTCGATGCGAGGCCATGCCAGAGGTTCATCCCGAGTCCGGTGAGGCTCCGGCAGGTCTGACCGACCTGGAAACTGCAGCACCCACGGCTCCACCTTTAGGGTTTGCGAATTCTGGATTGTCATCACGCATGGCAGCTGGGACATCAGATGGTGCTGGCCAATCCTCAGATCAAAAGATCATGGGTACTGGTTCAACCTCATCACGATTAAATTCTTTCAAAAGGATCCTAAGTAGGGATAAATCATCTGCAAGAATTCATTCTGGTGGTATTGATCAAGACGATGATAGTACTGTAGTAGATTTAGAGATCAGGCAGTGACTGATTATTTTAAGGTAATTATAgggcgatttttttttttttttttctttcttggcgATGATGCGTAGTTTTACATTTCAGCTATGAGTAAATTAAATATACGTGAGAGACTCATAGAAACTTACATAAAAACGTGGCTCTGTTGATTAGAGACCAGGAGCCCTATTATCGATATTCacgaaaaaaattttatataagaaataatatttacagaaTGCTTAAGCGtcgta containing:
- the LOC108993871 gene encoding E3 ubiquitin-protein ligase ATL41-like — translated: MSSTNYDPFHALDNHDQGPPPLLNPDNRYRLNGKMMITAIVSLSVVIVLVIALHIYARCVLRRQARHRAALLQLGLNVARASSGEQQPRRGLDPEVIASLPVFVFKQRDVEVIDASSTAMECTVCLSTLESEDRARLLPNCKHIFHAECIDKWLSSHSTCPICRCEAMPEVHPESGEAPAGLTDLETAAPTAPPLGFANSGLSSRMAAGTSDGAGQSSDQKIMGTGSTSSRLNSFKRILSRDKSSARIHSGGIDQDDDSTVVDLEIRQ